In a single window of the Penaeus monodon isolate SGIC_2016 chromosome 3, NSTDA_Pmon_1, whole genome shotgun sequence genome:
- the LOC119588722 gene encoding uncharacterized protein LOC119588722, translating to MNSRVFLGVLLCGLWASSESLVLLGTTAALGTVAATTVTASAAAALGVGALAVLKGVLVGKHLKRRRYGRDVDSVEDVAEDDAADVAVKVAVAQQMDSAGCVAKLLCEIEAMSADQLTPSMSSFKTAFENNDNLKTARGVYDLAINFGSKFAKKDSKACSALFDKCVLSREDLSFMLDSTFSCQP from the exons ATGAATTCTCGCGTGTTCTTGGGTGTCCTCCTGTGCGGCCTCTGGGCCTCTTCCGAGTCTCTCGTCCTCTTGGGAACCACCGCCGCCCTCGGTACTGTCGCCGCCACCACAGTTACCGCTTCTGCAGCGGCAGCTTTGGGCGTGGGGGCGCTGGCGGTGCTCAAGGGAGTGCTCGTGGGGAAGCATCTGAAGCGCCGCCGTTATGGAAGGGACGTCGATTCTGTGGAAGACGTTGCTGAAGACGATGCAGCAGACGTTGCAGTTAAA GTTGCCGTGGCCCAGCAGATGGATTCAGCTGGTTGCGTGGCCAAGCTCTTGTGCGAAATTGAGGCCATGTCCGCTGACCAGCTCACTCCTTCTATGTCCTCATTCAAGACTGCTTTCGAGAACAACGACAACCTCAAGACCGCTCGAGGCGTGTACGATCTGGCCATCAATTTCGGATCCAAGTTCGCCAAGAAGGACTCGAAGGCCTGCAGCGCCCTCTTCGACAAGTGCGTCCTCTCCAGGGAGGACCTCTCCTTCATGCTGGATTCCACCTTCTCTTGCCAGCCTTAA
- the LOC119588760 gene encoding uncharacterized protein LOC119588760, producing MNSRVFVGLLLCCLWASSESVVLLGTTATLGTVAATTVTASAATALGVGALAVLKGALIGKHLARRNKRDVDSFEADEAIEVAVAQQMDSAGCVAKLLCEIEAMSADQLTPAMTSFKTAFENNDNLKGSRGVYDLAISFGSKFAKKDSKACSALFDKCVLSREDLSFMLDSVFSCQL from the exons ATGAACTCTCGCGTTTTCGTCGGTCTTCTTCTGTGCTGCCTGTGGGCCTCTTCCGAGTCTGTCGTCCTCTTGGGAACCACCGCCACCCTCGGGACTGTCGCTGCTACCACTGTTACTGCCTCTGCGGCGACGGCTTTGGGCGTGGGCGCGCTGGCGGTGCTGAAGGGAGCTCTTATCGGGAAGCATCTTGCGCGCAGGAACAAGAGGGATGTCGACTCCTTTGAGGCTGACGAGGCAATTGAG GTTGCCGTGGCCCAACAGATGGATTCAGCTGGTTGCGTGGCCAAGCTCTTGTGCGAAATTGAGGCCATGTCTGCTGACCAGCTGACTCCTGCTATGACCTCCTTCAAGACTGCTTTCGAGAACAACGATAACCTTAAGGGCTCCCGAGGCGTGTACGATCTGGCCATCAGTTTCGGCTCCAAGTTCGCCAAGAAGGACTCGAAGGCCTGCAGCGCCCTCTTCGACAAGTGCGTCCTCTCCAGGGAGGACCTCTCCTTCATGCTGGATTCCGTCTTCTCTTGCCAGTTATAA
- the LOC119588677 gene encoding uncharacterized protein LOC119588677: MNSRVFLGLLLCGLWASSESLVLLGTTAALGTVAATTVTASAAAALGVGALAVLKGVLVGKHLKRRRYGRDVDSVEDVAEDDAEDVAVKVAVAQQIDSAGCVAKLLCEIEAMSADQLTPSMASFKTAFENNDKLKTARGVYDLAINFGSKFAKKDSKACSVLFDKCVLSREDLSFMLDSTFSCQP; encoded by the exons ATGAATTCTCGCGTGTTCTTGGGTCTCCTCCTGTGCGGCCTCTGGGCCTCCTCCGAGTCTCTCGTCCTTTTGGGAACCACCGCCGCCCTCGGTACTGTCGCCGCCACCACAGTTACCGCTTCTGCAGCGGCAGCTTTGGGCGTGGGGGCGCTGGCGGTGCTCAAGGGAGTGCTCGTAGGGAAGCATCTGAAGCGCCGCCGTTACGGAAGGGACGTCGATTCTGTGGAAGATGTTGCTGAAGACGATGCAGAAGACGTTGCAGTTAAA GTTGCCGTAGCCCAGCAAATTGATTCAGCTGGTTGCGTGGCCAAGCTCTTGTGCGAAATTGAGGCCATGTCCGCTGACCAACTGACTCCTTCTATGGCCTCATTCAAGACTGCTTTCGAGAACAACGACAAACTCAAGACCGCTCGAGGCGTGTACGATCTGGCCATCAATTTCGGATCCAAGTTCGCCAAGAAGGACTCGAAGGCCTGCAGCGTCCTCTTCGACAAGTGCGTCCTCTCCAGGGAGGACCTCTCCTTCATGCTGGATTCCACCTTCTCTTGCCAGCCTTAA
- the LOC119588695 gene encoding uncharacterized protein LOC119588695: MNSRVFLGLLLCGLWASSESLVLLGTTAALGTVAATTVTASAAAALGVGALAVLKGVLVGKHLKRRRYGRDVDSVEDVVEDDAEDVAVKVAVAQQMDSAGCVAKLLCEIEAMSADQLSPSMASFKTAFENNDNLKTARGVYDLAINFGSKFAKKDSKACSALFDKCVLSREDLSFMLDSTFSCQP, translated from the exons ATGAATTCTCGCGTGTTCTTGGGTCTCCTCCTGTGCGGCCTCTGGGCCTCTTCCGAGTCTCTCGTCCTCTTGGGGACCACCGCCGCCCTCGGTACTGTCGCCGCCACCACAGTTACCGCTTCTGCAGCGGCAGCTTTGGGCGTGGGGGCGCTGGCGGTGCTCAAGGGAGTGCTCGTAGGGAAGCATCTGAAGCGCCGCCGTTACGGAAGGGACGTCGATTCTGTGGAAGATGTTGTTGAAGACGATGCAGAAGACGTTGCAGTTAAA GTTGCCGTGGCCCAGCAGATGGATTCAGCTGGTTGCGTGGCCAAGCTCTTGTGCGAAATTGAGGCCATGTCCGCTGACCAGCTGTCTCCTTCTATGGCCTCATTCAAGACTGCTTTCGAGAACAACGACAACCTCAAGACCGCTCGAGGCGTGTACGATCTGGCCATCAATTTCGGATCCAAGTTCGCCAAGAAGGACTCGAAGGCCTGCAGCGCCCTCTTCGACAAGTGCGTCCTCTCCAGGGAGGACCTCTCCTTCATGCTGGATTCCACCTTCTCTTGCCAGCCTTAA
- the LOC119588714 gene encoding uncharacterized protein LOC119588714, with product MNSRVFLGLFLCGLWASSESLVLLGTTAALGTVAATTVTASAAAALGVGALAVLKGVLVGKHLKRRRYGRDVDSVEDVVEDDAEDDAVKVAVAQQMDSAGCVAKLLCEIEAMSADQLTPSMSSFKTAFENNDNLKTARGVYDLAINFGSKFAKKDSKACSALFDKCVLSREDLSFMLDSTFSCQP from the exons ATGAATTCTCGCGTGTTCTTGGGTCTCTTCCTGTGCGGCCTCTGGGCCTCTTCCGAGTCTCTCGTCCTCTTGGGGACCACCGCCGCCCTCGGTACTGTCGCCGCCACCACAGTTACCGCTTCTGCAGCGGCAGCTTTGGGCGTGGGGGCGCTGGCGGTGCTCAAGGGAGTGCTCGTAGGGAAGCATCTGAAGCGCCGCCGTTACGGAAGGGACGTCGATTCTGTGGAAGACGTTGTTGAAGACGATGCAGAAGACGATGCAGTTAAA GTTGCCGTGGCCCAGCAGATGGATTCAGCTGGTTGCGTGGCCAAGCTCTTGTGCGAAATTGAGGCCATGTCCGCTGACCAGCTCACTCCTTCTATGTCCTCATTCAAGACTGCTTTCGAGAACAACGACAACCTCAAGACCGCTCGAGGCGTGTACGATCTGGCCATCAATTTCGGATCCAAGTTCGCCAAGAAGGACTCGAAGGCCTGCAGTGCCCTCTTCGACAAGTGCGTCCTCTCCAGGGAGGACCTCTCCTTCATGCTGGATTCCACCTTTTCTTGCCAGCCTTAA
- the LOC119588733 gene encoding uncharacterized protein LOC119588733, with protein MNSRVFLGFLLCGLWASSESIIVLGTTAALGTVAATTVTASAATALGVGALAVLKGALIGKHLARRNKRNVDSFETDEAVEVAVAQQMDSAGCVAKLLCEIEAMSADQLTPAMASFKTAFENDSLKGSRGVYDLAISFGSKFAKKDSNACSALFEKCVLSREDLSFMLDSAFSC; from the exons ATGAACTCTCGCGTGTTCTTGGGTTTCCTCCTGTGCGGCCTGTGGGCCTCTTCCGAGTCTATCATCGTTCTGGGAACCACCGCCGCCCTCGGGACTGTCGCTGCTACCACTGTTACCGCCTCTGCAGCGACAGCTTTGGGCGTGGGCGCGCTGGCGGTGCTGAAGGGAGCTCTTATCGGGAAGCATCTTGCGCGCAGAAACAAGAGGAATGTCGACTCCTTTGAGACTGACGAGGCAGTTGAG GTTGCGGTGGCCCAACAAATGGATTCAGCTGGTTGCGTGGCCAAGCTCTTGTGCGAAATTGAGGCCATGTCCGCTGACCAGCTGACTCCTGCTATGGCCTCATTCAAGACTGCTTTCGAGAACGACAGTCTCAAGGGCTCCCGAGGCGTTTACGATCTGGCCATCAGTTTCGGCTCCAAGTTCGCCAAGAAGGACTCGAATGCCTGCAGCGCCCTCTTCGAGAAGTGCGTCCTCTCCAGGGAGGACCTCTCCTTCATGCTGGATTCCGCCTTCTCTTGCTAG
- the LOC119588705 gene encoding uncharacterized protein LOC119588705, with amino-acid sequence MNSRVFLGLLLCGLWASSESLVLLGTTAALGTAAATTVTASAAAALGVGALAVLKGVLVGKHLKRRRYGRDVDSVEDVAEDDAEDVAVKVAVAQQMDSAGCVAKLLCEIEAMSADQLTPSMASFKTAFENNDNLKTARGVYDLAINFGSKFAKKDSKACSALFDKCVLSREDLSFMLDSTFSCQP; translated from the exons ATGAATTCTCGCGTGTTCTTGGGTCTCCTCCTGTGCGGCCTCTGGGCCTCTTCCGAGTCTCTCGTCCTCTTGGGAACCACCGCCGCCCTCGGTACTGCCGCCGCCACCACAGTTACCGCTTCTGCAGCGGCAGCTTTAGGCGTGGGGGCGCTGGCGGTGCTCAAGGGAGTGCTCGTAGGGAAGCATCTGAAGCGCCGCCGTTACGGAAGGGACGTCGATTCTGTGGAAGACGTTGCTGAAGACGATGCAGAAGACGTTGCAGTTAAA GTTGCCGTGGCCCAGCAGATGGATTCAGCTGGTTGCGTGGCCAAGCTCTTGTGCGAAATTGAGGCCATGTCCGCTGACCAACTGACTCCTTCTATGGCCTCATTCAAGACTGCTTTCGAGAACAACGACAACCTCAAGACCGCTCGAGGCGTGTACGATCTGGCCATCAATTTCGGATCCAAGTTCGCCAAGAAGGACTCGAAGGCCTGCAGCGCCCTCTTCGACAAGTGCGTCCTCTCCAGGGAGGACCTCTCCTTCATGCTGGATTCCACCTTCTCTTGCCAGCCTTAA
- the LOC119588750 gene encoding uncharacterized protein LOC119588750, translating to MNSRVFVGLLLCCLWASSESIIVLGTTAALGTVAATTVTASAATALGVGALAVLKGALIGKALARRNKRDVDSFEADEAVEVAVAQQMDSAGCVAKLLCEIEAMSADQLTPAMTSFKTAFENNDNLKGSRGVYDLAISFGSKFAKKDSNACSALFDKCVLSREDLSFMLDSAFSC from the exons ATGAACTCTCGCGTTTTCGTCGGTCTTCTTCTGTGCTGCCTGTGGGCCTCTTCCGAGTCTATCATCGTACTGGGAACCACCGCCGCCCTCGGGACTGTCGCCGCTACCACAGTTACCGCCTCTGCGGCGACAGCTTTGGGCGTGGGCGCACTGGCGGTACTGAAGGGAGCTCTTATTGGAAAAGCTCTTGCGCGCAGAAACAAGAGGGATGTCGACTCCTTTGAGGCTGACGAGGCAGTTGAG GTTGCCGTAGCCCAGCAGATGGATTCAGCTGGTTGCGTGGCCAAACTCTTGTGCGAAATTGAGGCCATGTCCGCTGACCAGCTGACTCCTGCTATGACCTCCTTCAAGACTGCTTTCGAGAACAACGACAATCTCAAGGGCTCCCGAGGCGTGTACGATCTGGCCATCAGTTTCGGCTCCAAGTTCGCCAAGAAGGACTCGAATGCCTGCAGCGCCCTCTTCGACAAGTGCGTCCTCTCCAGGGAGGACCTCTCCTTCATGCTGGATTCCGCCTTCTCTTGCTAG